A region from the Arachis ipaensis cultivar K30076 chromosome B01, Araip1.1, whole genome shotgun sequence genome encodes:
- the LOC107611676 gene encoding uncharacterized protein LOC107611676, with product MIELYVEFEQQSGMSMVDDEINVDELGDIDWKEDNNDSEDEFEANYEVDEENDDGDLAGNPAVQDEANAIVSQHPFGIPSFMRTLDLEAMHAPEFSEYANTGEGNVVAEDGEFSVGMEFGSRESVISAIKSSTISGGVDYTVYESEPQTFYAKYAIRPLVQADPLIKVKSVIAEVQGKFNYTVSYRKAWLTKQKAVAKIFGDWEVSYQTLPVWLKAMTVKMPRSRVQIKTLPVYRESEEVQGVRVLHRVFWSFYPCIVAFRHCKPLVQVDGTHLYEKYKGALLVAVAQDGNQNIVPIAFAIVEGETADAWEFFLTNLRRYVVTIDGVGIIYDRHTSIDAAIARSNGAWSPPRAWHMYCIRHIGSNFLGRFKAPYLHKLVVNTGISNCCYGSIHSKFVATAFD from the exons ATGATAGAGCtgtacgttgagtttgaacaGCAGTCGGGGATGAGTATGGTCGACGACGAGATCAATGTTGATGAGCTCGGGGATATAGATTGGAAAGAAGATAATAATGACAGTGAAGACGAATTCGAAGCTAACTATGAAGTCGATGAAGAAAATGATGACGGAGACTTGGCAGGCAATCCGGCGGTGCAAGATGAAGCAAATGCGATTGTAAGCCAGCACCCATTTGGTATTCCGTCTTTTATGCGGACTCTAGATCTCGAAGCCATGCATGCTCCAGAATTTTCTGAGTATGCGAATACAG GTGAAGGCAACGTTGTGGCGGAAGATGGCGAGTTTAGTGTCGGAATGGAATTTGGTTCGAGAGAGTCGgtgatatctgcaatcaaaagctCCACTATCTCTGGAGGAGTTGATTAcactgtgtatgagtctgagccgcaGACATTCTATGCGAAAT ATGCCATTAGGCCGTTGGTTCAAGCAGACCCCTTGATAAAGGTGAAGTCTGTTATTGCAGAAGTTCAAGGCAAGTTCAACTATACTGTGAGTTACCGTAAGGCTTGGTTGACAAAGCAGAAAGCTGTCGCAAAAATTTTTGGTGATTGGGAAGTTTCTTACCAGACTCTTCCAGTATGGTTGAAAGCAATGACAGTGAAGATGCCAAGGTCTCGTGTTCAAATTAAAACGCTCCCCGTTTACCGTGAGAGTGAGGAGGTTCAAGGTGTAAGAGTTCTGCACCGCGTTTTTTGGAGCTTCTATCCGTGTATTGTAGCATTCAGACACTGCAAGCCACTGGTGCAGGTTGATGGCACGCACCTGTACGAAAAATATAAAGGAGCACTTCTTGTAGCGGTTGCACAAGATGGGAATCAAAACATTGTGCCTATTGCATTTGCGATTGTCGAGGGCGAGACAGCAGACGCGTGGGAGTTTTTTCTAACCAATTTGCGGAGATATGTTGTTACCATTGATGGTGTGGGTATTATTTATGACCGCCATACCTCCATTGACGCTGCAATAGCTCGCAGTAACGGTGCATGGTCACCACCAAGGGCGTGGCACATGTATTGCATCAGGCACATCGGGTCCAACTTCTTAGGGAGGTTCAAGGCTCCATATTTGCATAAACTCGTGGTGAATACAGGTATTTCAAATTGCTGTTATGGTTCTATTCATAGTAAATTTGTGGCAACTGCTTTTGATTAA